One part of the Gossypium raimondii isolate GPD5lz chromosome 1, ASM2569854v1, whole genome shotgun sequence genome encodes these proteins:
- the LOC105775610 gene encoding G-type lectin S-receptor-like serine/threonine-protein kinase At1g11330 isoform X1 — translation MWENIQSELNSSSCGYSISKNSPSRRATSITQKARAGGFGPVYRGILSDEKEIAVKRLSKASGQGLEEFMNEVEVISKIQHRNLVKLFGCCAEAEEKMLVYEYMPNKSLDTFVFDPIKKTVLDWRKRFNIIEGISRGLLYLHRDSRLKIIHRDLKAGNVLLDQELNPKIADFGMARIFGGDENQANTKRVVGT, via the exons ATGTGGGAGAATATTCAATCGGAGTTAAACTCCAGCAGCTGCGGCTATTCAATTTCGAAGAACTCGCCATCGCGACGAGCAACTTCGATCACGCAAAAAGCTAGGGCAGGTGGTTTCGGTCCAGTTTATAGG GGAATATTAAGTGATGAAAAGGAAATAGCAGTGAAGAGATTATCGAAAGCTTCAGGGCAAGGATTAGAAGAATTTATGAACGAAGTGGAAGTGATTTCTAAGATTCAACATCGAAATCTGGTTAAATTGTTTGGGTGTTGTGCTGAAGCAGAAGAGAAGATGCTCGTCTACGAGTATATGCCCAACAAAAGTTTGGACACTTTTGTCTTTG ATCCAATTAAAAAAACCGTCTTGGATTGGAGAAAACGCTTTAACATTATTGAAGGGATCAGCCGAGGATTGCTTTATCTTCATAGAGATTCAAGACTAAAAATTATACATAGAGATCTAAAAGCAGGCAATGTTTTACTCGATCAAGAGTTAAATCCAAAAATTGCAGATTTTGGGATGGCGAGAATTTTCGGAGGAGATGAAAATCAAGCTAACACTAAAAGGGTTGTTGGAACTTA
- the LOC105775610 gene encoding G-type lectin S-receptor-like serine/threonine-protein kinase B120 isoform X2, whose amino-acid sequence MWENIQSELNSSSCGYSISKNSPSRRATSITQKARAGGFGPVYRGILSDEKEIAVKRLSKASGQGLEEFMNEVEVISKIQHRNLVKLFGCCAEAEEKMLVYEYMPNKSLDTFVFDFGMARIFGGDENQANTKRVVGTYGYMSPEYAIQGRFSEKSDVFSFGVLLLEIVSGRKNTTLFNNQDYFSLLGYVSL is encoded by the exons ATGTGGGAGAATATTCAATCGGAGTTAAACTCCAGCAGCTGCGGCTATTCAATTTCGAAGAACTCGCCATCGCGACGAGCAACTTCGATCACGCAAAAAGCTAGGGCAGGTGGTTTCGGTCCAGTTTATAGG GGAATATTAAGTGATGAAAAGGAAATAGCAGTGAAGAGATTATCGAAAGCTTCAGGGCAAGGATTAGAAGAATTTATGAACGAAGTGGAAGTGATTTCTAAGATTCAACATCGAAATCTGGTTAAATTGTTTGGGTGTTGTGCTGAAGCAGAAGAGAAGATGCTCGTCTACGAGTATATGCCCAACAAAAGTTTGGACACTTTTGTCTTTG ATTTTGGGATGGCGAGAATTTTCGGAGGAGATGAAAATCAAGCTAACACTAAAAGGGTTGTTGGAACTTA TGGTTATATGTCTCCTGAGTATGCAATACAAGGGCGATTTTCAGAGAAATCAGATGTGTTCAGTTTTGGAGTTCTACTGTTAGAGATTGTTAGCGGAAGAAAAAACACAACCTTGTTCAACAATCAGGATTATTTTAGCCTCTTGGGATATGTAAGTTTATAA